Proteins from a genomic interval of Chloroflexota bacterium:
- a CDS encoding NAD(P)H-quinone oxidoreductase → MVFEPSKTIRILIVYYSRFGVIERLAECIAEGAREEERAEIDLLKVPDRPIEEPEPGSDETEMARHRAAILN, encoded by the coding sequence ATGGTGTTCGAGCCGAGCAAAACAATTCGCATTCTCATCGTCTACTACAGTCGATTCGGCGTCATCGAGCGCCTTGCGGAGTGCATCGCGGAGGGCGCGCGCGAGGAAGAGCGCGCGGAAATCGACCTCCTCAAGGTGCCGGACCGCCCGATTGAAGAGCCGGAGCCGGGCAGCGACGAGACGGAGATGGCGCGGCACCGGGCGGCCATCCTCAATC
- a CDS encoding class I SAM-dependent methyltransferase, with translation MADVSRGIPLANRLELLLDRLGVQAAHFCARAPQDLQGLIHSAPQRIASLTLVGANARPEALATVGRGLHWITGDGGSIGAVMAPRLASANVGEVTVLRGYDEYQWSDTIADRADEVFAAIAAFWERVSGTPAPRAITRDEEGDVAELSYTARGSGPPVVLLPLGLAAHQWDALLARLHGGFCTVVLGGAHLSPVKMLEARGASDYGRVALGILDLAGPRAGESLIEVGCGSGALLRRIARGYALGRTVGLDVNRYLLHEAEALVHRDGLAERIALREGSAEAIPFPDARFDVVFTSTVMEEVDADRMMAELARIAKPGGRVAVVVRAVDRGSWTNADLPEPLRTRIESSGGGGMDERGCADASLYRRMYEVGLTDVQGGPAWAWTRPGDGWWEQIDAQIRSRLDAEAAEAWTKSIASSVARGFPVWVARPFHCAVGTKG, from the coding sequence ATGGCAGACGTGTCTCGCGGGATCCCTCTCGCCAATCGATTGGAGCTGCTCCTGGACCGGCTCGGCGTCCAGGCGGCGCACTTCTGCGCCCGCGCGCCGCAGGATCTGCAGGGGCTGATCCACTCGGCTCCGCAGCGCATCGCCTCCCTCACCCTCGTCGGGGCCAACGCCCGACCTGAGGCGCTCGCGACGGTCGGCCGCGGGCTCCACTGGATCACTGGCGATGGGGGATCCATCGGCGCGGTCATGGCGCCGCGCCTCGCGTCGGCAAACGTCGGCGAGGTCACCGTGCTTCGGGGATACGACGAGTACCAGTGGAGCGACACCATCGCCGATCGGGCGGACGAGGTCTTCGCGGCCATTGCCGCGTTCTGGGAGCGGGTGAGCGGCACGCCCGCGCCGCGGGCCATCACGAGGGACGAGGAAGGGGATGTCGCGGAGCTGTCCTACACCGCCCGAGGGAGCGGCCCGCCCGTGGTCCTGCTCCCGCTGGGTCTCGCCGCGCACCAGTGGGACGCGCTACTCGCCCGGCTGCACGGGGGATTTTGCACGGTCGTGCTGGGTGGCGCGCACCTTTCGCCGGTCAAGATGTTGGAGGCGCGCGGCGCCAGCGACTACGGCCGCGTCGCGCTCGGCATTCTCGATCTCGCCGGGCCGCGCGCTGGCGAATCGCTCATCGAGGTCGGGTGCGGCTCGGGCGCGCTCCTCCGTCGGATCGCCCGTGGCTATGCGCTCGGCCGGACCGTTGGGCTGGACGTCAATCGCTACCTGCTCCACGAGGCGGAGGCGCTGGTCCATCGGGACGGCCTCGCCGAGCGCATCGCGCTCCGTGAGGGCTCGGCGGAGGCCATCCCCTTCCCCGACGCGCGCTTCGACGTGGTCTTCACCAGCACCGTGATGGAAGAAGTCGACGCCGATCGGATGATGGCGGAGCTGGCGCGCATCGCGAAGCCAGGCGGCCGCGTCGCGGTCGTCGTGCGCGCGGTGGACCGGGGCTCCTGGACGAACGCCGATCTGCCCGAACCGCTGCGCACGAGGATCGAGAGCTCGGGCGGGGGAGGCATGGACGAGCGCGGCTGCGCCGACGCGAGCCTCTATCGCCGGATGTACGAGGTGGGCCTCACAGATGTCCAGGGAGGGCCCGCGTGGGCCTGGACGCGGCCGGGCGACGGCTGGTGGGAGCAGATCGACGCGCAGATTCGCTCGCGCCTCGACGCGGAGGCCGCGGAGGCGTGGACGAAATCGATCGCGTCGAGCGTGGCCCGCGGCTTCCCGGTCTGGGTGGCCCGCCCGTTCCACTGCGCCGTCGGAACGAAGGGGTGA
- a CDS encoding ATP-binding protein, which produces MFARLQTRIAAGYIGLIALILLALGVYLVWFLRAHQLAALQDQLRQQAALVSDLALNEIETHGPSGLDPLAKRIGGQIGSRITIIAIDGTVLGDSENDPATMENHGSRPEVVAALRTGVGLSLRLSATMEESLLYAAVPIAPSGGAPVGVARVAVPMSVVENAQRRTLIALAGSFAVAALLAVALAILLAGVTTSRIRALTRAAHRLAAGGPAEMSRVAGDDEVGLLARTLGDVTRHLNAQIQAADADRGRLAAVLEHMGDGVVMVDGQGCVQILNAAAGRLLAVDPAAVVRQSVISALRDHELAQLVQDAMADGDQGERTTVIDLSHPSHGRFVQASAVAIPARGPTDPRVLLILHDVTDVRRAEVVRREFVANISHELRTPVASLKALVEILQDGAIEDRSVVHEFLRRIDVEVDRLAQLVAELLDLARIESGQVLLRREPILLSDVASAAAERLRPLASRRGVDLSIDASADLPTVLGDAAHMEQVVVNLVHNAIKFTPAGGSVRVSTRAQDGRVAIVVADTGVGIKPEALPRLFERFYKGEPSRSGGGTGLGLAIAKHVVQALGGTISAASPGEGRGATFTICFPVSDGGC; this is translated from the coding sequence ATGTTCGCCCGACTCCAGACGCGTATCGCGGCGGGCTACATCGGGCTCATTGCGCTCATCCTTCTTGCCCTCGGCGTGTATCTCGTCTGGTTTCTGCGCGCCCACCAGCTTGCCGCGCTGCAAGACCAGCTTCGCCAGCAGGCCGCGCTCGTCTCCGACCTCGCCCTCAACGAGATCGAGACGCACGGGCCATCGGGCCTCGACCCCCTGGCCAAGCGGATCGGCGGCCAAATCGGGTCCAGAATCACCATCATCGCCATCGACGGGACAGTTCTCGGCGACTCCGAAAACGATCCGGCCACGATGGAGAACCACGGCAGCCGCCCAGAAGTGGTGGCGGCGCTTCGAACAGGGGTCGGCCTCAGTCTGCGGCTCAGCGCCACCATGGAGGAGAGCCTCCTGTACGCAGCGGTGCCAATCGCGCCGTCGGGCGGCGCGCCGGTTGGCGTGGCGCGGGTTGCCGTTCCCATGTCGGTCGTCGAGAATGCGCAGCGTCGAACTCTCATCGCGCTAGCTGGCTCCTTCGCCGTCGCGGCGCTACTCGCCGTGGCGCTTGCGATCCTCCTGGCCGGCGTTACAACGTCGCGCATCCGCGCGCTTACGCGGGCTGCCCACCGACTCGCGGCTGGCGGACCGGCCGAGATGAGCCGCGTCGCGGGCGACGACGAGGTCGGCCTCCTGGCGCGAACGCTCGGCGACGTGACGCGGCACTTGAACGCACAGATTCAGGCCGCTGATGCCGACCGCGGCCGGTTGGCCGCGGTGCTGGAGCACATGGGTGATGGGGTCGTCATGGTGGACGGCCAGGGGTGCGTACAGATCCTCAACGCGGCGGCTGGTCGACTCCTCGCCGTCGATCCTGCGGCCGTCGTGCGCCAATCCGTGATCTCCGCGCTGCGCGACCACGAGCTGGCGCAGCTCGTGCAGGACGCGATGGCCGATGGAGATCAAGGCGAGCGGACGACCGTGATCGATCTCTCGCATCCAAGCCATGGGCGATTCGTCCAGGCGAGCGCCGTCGCCATACCGGCCCGCGGGCCCACCGATCCGCGCGTGCTCCTCATCCTGCACGATGTGACGGACGTGCGCCGCGCTGAGGTCGTACGCCGGGAGTTCGTCGCGAACATCTCCCACGAGCTGCGCACGCCGGTCGCCTCCTTAAAGGCGCTGGTCGAGATCCTTCAGGATGGAGCGATCGAGGACCGGTCCGTGGTGCACGAATTTCTGCGTCGGATCGACGTGGAGGTCGACCGCCTCGCCCAGCTCGTGGCGGAGCTACTCGATCTGGCCCGCATCGAGTCGGGGCAGGTGCTGCTTCGCCGGGAGCCCATTCTGCTGAGCGACGTCGCCTCCGCGGCTGCTGAGCGATTGCGGCCGCTGGCGAGCCGGCGGGGCGTCGACCTCTCCATCGATGCATCTGCCGATCTCCCGACCGTTCTCGGCGACGCGGCGCACATGGAGCAAGTGGTCGTCAATCTCGTCCACAACGCGATCAAGTTCACGCCGGCCGGTGGCTCGGTGCGCGTATCGACGAGGGCGCAGGATGGACGAGTCGCGATTGTCGTCGCCGATACAGGCGTCGGCATCAAGCCCGAGGCGCTCCCGCGCCTGTTTGAGCGCTTCTACAAGGGCGAGCCATCTCGGTCCGGCGGCGGCACCGGGCTCGGCCTCGCCATCGCCAAGCACGTGGTCCAGGCGCTCGGCGGCACGATCTCTGCCGCATCTCCCGGCGAGGGGCGGGGCGCCACGTTCACCATCTGTTTTCCGGTGAGCGACGGCGGCTGCTGA
- the nhaD gene encoding sodium:proton antiporter NhaD — translation MQPELTGHWAGVASVAIFLLAYAAVVGEKRLGLHKSVPVLVGAGAIWVLTGIAYAQHGISGQASDAALHNVLDYAQLFLFVLVALTYVNTVSERGVFDAVRAWLISRDLSMRALFWVTGLLAFLMSPVADNLTTALVLGSIAVSVGQGRPRFISLACINIVVAANAGGVFSPFGDVTTLMVWQSGTVSFTGFFPLAVPALVNWLVPAAIMSLHVDDGKPQPVTESAVLEAGALTVTLLFFVTIALTVSLHSFLHLPSAIGMMFGLGLLKLYSYSLNRGTAPLQIDALEEVFADASDSEVDGERDIEPRAAIRRAPSPKPLRTFELMEKIEWDTLLFFYGVVLAVGGLNALGYLAKVSSLLYGGLGSTMANVLVGLLSAVIDNVPVVFAVLSMGLTMSQGEWLLVTLTAGVGGSLLSVGSAAGVALMGMARANYTFGAHLRWSYVIALGYAASVGTHMLVNRALFEGHP, via the coding sequence GTGCAGCCCGAGCTGACGGGGCACTGGGCGGGGGTCGCCTCGGTCGCGATCTTCCTACTTGCCTACGCCGCCGTGGTGGGGGAAAAGCGGCTCGGCCTCCATAAGTCGGTTCCCGTGTTGGTGGGCGCGGGTGCGATCTGGGTCCTGACCGGCATTGCCTACGCTCAGCACGGAATCTCCGGCCAAGCATCTGATGCCGCGCTGCACAATGTGCTGGACTACGCCCAGCTCTTTCTGTTTGTTTTGGTGGCGCTGACGTACGTCAACACGGTGAGCGAACGTGGCGTGTTCGACGCGGTTCGCGCGTGGTTGATAAGTCGCGACTTGTCAATGCGAGCGTTGTTTTGGGTCACCGGTCTGCTGGCATTTCTCATGTCTCCGGTCGCGGACAACCTCACCACCGCGCTGGTCCTCGGTTCAATCGCGGTGTCCGTGGGTCAGGGTCGGCCAAGATTCATCAGTCTCGCCTGCATCAATATCGTGGTGGCCGCCAACGCGGGCGGCGTTTTCAGCCCATTTGGTGACGTCACCACCCTCATGGTGTGGCAGAGCGGCACGGTTTCGTTCACCGGCTTCTTTCCGCTAGCCGTTCCCGCGCTCGTCAACTGGCTCGTGCCGGCCGCGATCATGTCCCTGCACGTGGACGATGGCAAGCCCCAGCCGGTCACCGAAAGCGCGGTGCTTGAGGCAGGGGCTCTGACCGTGACGCTCCTGTTCTTCGTGACGATCGCTTTGACGGTGTCGCTTCACAGCTTCCTGCATCTCCCATCGGCAATCGGCATGATGTTCGGTCTGGGCCTGCTCAAGCTCTACAGCTACTCGCTCAACCGCGGCACCGCCCCGCTGCAGATCGACGCGCTGGAGGAGGTCTTTGCCGATGCAAGTGACTCGGAGGTCGACGGCGAGCGCGACATCGAACCTCGTGCGGCCATCAGGCGGGCGCCGAGCCCGAAGCCGTTGCGAACGTTCGAGCTCATGGAGAAGATCGAGTGGGACACGCTGCTGTTCTTCTACGGAGTTGTTCTCGCGGTCGGTGGCTTGAACGCGCTGGGGTATCTCGCCAAGGTGTCGTCTCTACTCTACGGCGGCCTTGGCTCCACTATGGCGAACGTCCTGGTTGGCCTCTTGTCGGCCGTCATCGACAACGTGCCCGTCGTGTTCGCCGTGCTCTCGATGGGCTTGACGATGTCGCAAGGGGAATGGTTGCTCGTCACCCTCACCGCGGGAGTGGGAGGATCCTTGTTGTCTGTCGGGAGCGCGGCCGGCGTCGCGCTCATGGGAATGGCGCGCGCGAATTACACCTTCGGCGCGCACCTGCGATGGAGTTACGTGATCGCCCTTGGATATGCGGCGAGCGTTGGGACGCACATGCTCGTGAATCGAGCACTGTTTGAAGGCCACCCATGA
- a CDS encoding universal stress protein → MIQKVLAPSDGSEESEKALPLAEQIARANDAELVLVCVIDNPGFPARPGATDEAIEKEAAAHMAETEARIRAGGTRVRAILERGPAAAMLLDREAAEAPDLVVMATHGRSGLARFALGSVTDRMVREGSAPVLIVRRSTPASTRLENALVMLDGSGFGEGALALARSLAGAPLRAVTLFRAVADPRDRSAAQTYLDGAAGSLKGSGVETRTAIDVGDPRFVTERAAKGHDLVILATHGRGGFDRWRHGSVADYIVRQLEQPVLLVRARDDRVS, encoded by the coding sequence ATGATCCAGAAGGTGCTCGCCCCATCGGACGGCTCGGAAGAGAGCGAAAAGGCGCTGCCGCTAGCGGAGCAGATCGCCCGAGCGAACGACGCCGAGCTGGTGCTGGTTTGCGTCATTGACAACCCCGGGTTTCCCGCCCGTCCCGGCGCGACCGACGAGGCGATCGAGAAAGAAGCCGCGGCCCATATGGCCGAGACCGAGGCGCGGATTCGCGCCGGGGGGACCCGCGTGCGCGCCATTCTGGAGCGCGGGCCCGCCGCGGCGATGCTCCTGGACCGCGAGGCCGCGGAAGCGCCAGACTTGGTCGTCATGGCCACGCACGGCCGCTCCGGGCTCGCACGCTTCGCCCTTGGGAGCGTGACGGACCGAATGGTCCGCGAGGGATCCGCGCCGGTCCTCATCGTCCGCCGCTCGACACCCGCGTCGACGAGACTGGAGAACGCCCTCGTCATGCTCGATGGCTCGGGATTCGGGGAGGGGGCGCTCGCCCTCGCGCGCAGCCTGGCGGGGGCGCCGCTTCGAGCCGTGACGTTGTTTCGAGCGGTCGCCGACCCGCGCGACCGGAGCGCCGCGCAGACGTATCTCGACGGCGCGGCTGGGAGTCTCAAGGGTAGCGGCGTGGAGACGAGGACGGCGATCGACGTCGGAGACCCGCGATTCGTGACAGAGCGGGCGGCCAAGGGGCATGATCTGGTGATCCTCGCAACCCACGGCCGCGGCGGCTTCGACCGCTGGCGGCACGGCAGCGTCGCCGATTACATCGTCCGCCAGCTCGAGCAGCCCGTCCTGCTGGTCCGCGCGCGGGACGATCGCGTCAGCTAG
- a CDS encoding cation:proton antiporter translates to MDSQWSVAALWMGLALVASLVSIRIGVSVALVEILVGVVGGNFLGLHTTPWIDFIASFGSVLLTFLAGAEIDPASLRRHWKPSIVIGAISFAAPFAAAWAFTELVAGWDRSAAQIAGVALSTTSVAVVYAVMVETGLNQTEIGKLILAACFVTDLGTVVALGVIFANFNAWMALFAVVTVLVLLILPRVMRLVSARLGARVSEPEVKFLFLTLFGLGALASAAKSEAVLPAYLVGLVVAGVFVNDKTLVHRLRSIAFGLLTPFYFLKAGLFVSLPAVIAGIGLIASLFGLKMGSKLLGVWPVSRAFRLPTGNATYTSLLMASGLTFGTISALFGLTNHIITQAQYTILVTVVIGSAVVPTMIAQSFFRPKVENPERAAEVAEGAPILLETVNR, encoded by the coding sequence GTGGACAGCCAGTGGTCGGTCGCGGCGCTGTGGATGGGGCTCGCCCTGGTCGCGAGCCTGGTTTCGATCCGCATCGGTGTTTCCGTGGCGCTGGTCGAAATCCTGGTCGGCGTGGTGGGCGGAAACTTTCTCGGCCTGCACACGACGCCGTGGATCGACTTCATCGCCAGCTTTGGGTCCGTTCTGCTGACGTTTCTGGCTGGCGCCGAGATCGACCCAGCATCCCTTCGGCGCCACTGGAAGCCAAGTATCGTGATCGGCGCAATCTCCTTCGCGGCGCCCTTCGCGGCCGCCTGGGCGTTCACGGAGCTGGTGGCCGGCTGGGACCGGTCGGCGGCGCAAATCGCCGGCGTCGCCCTCTCGACGACGTCGGTGGCCGTTGTCTACGCGGTCATGGTCGAGACTGGCCTCAACCAAACGGAGATCGGCAAGCTGATCCTCGCCGCCTGCTTCGTCACCGACCTCGGAACAGTCGTCGCCCTCGGCGTCATCTTCGCCAACTTCAATGCCTGGATGGCCCTCTTTGCAGTGGTCACGGTGCTCGTCCTGCTGATCCTTCCGCGCGTCATGCGTCTTGTGTCTGCACGGCTCGGCGCGCGGGTGTCGGAGCCGGAGGTGAAGTTCCTCTTTCTCACGCTCTTCGGGCTCGGCGCGCTGGCCTCGGCGGCCAAGAGCGAAGCCGTGCTTCCCGCCTACCTCGTCGGCCTGGTGGTCGCGGGCGTGTTCGTGAACGATAAGACGCTCGTGCACCGACTCCGTTCCATCGCCTTTGGCTTGCTCACGCCCTTCTACTTTCTGAAGGCGGGCCTGTTCGTCTCCCTCCCCGCCGTCATCGCCGGCATCGGCCTCATCGCATCGCTGTTCGGGTTGAAGATGGGATCGAAGCTGCTCGGCGTGTGGCCCGTCTCGCGAGCATTTCGCCTCCCGACGGGGAACGCCACGTACACGTCGCTGCTCATGGCGTCGGGCCTCACCTTCGGCACGATCTCGGCCCTCTTCGGCCTCACCAACCACATCATCACCCAGGCGCAATACACGATTCTCGTGACCGTGGTGATCGGAAGCGCCGTCGTCCCGACCATGATCGCCCAGTCGTTCTTCCGACCGAAGGTCGAGAATCCGGAACGGGCGGCGGAGGTCGCGGAGGGCGCTCCAATCCTGCTGGAAACCGTGAATCGGTAG
- a CDS encoding xanthine dehydrogenase family protein molybdopterin-binding subunit, which translates to MFHVTPEIDEVLREPEYRIEGPLKVSGRAQYTGDLQLPGTLWAKFATSAYPHARILHVETEAAKKVPGVHAVITGRDVGPRRFGRFLYDWPVLAYDRVLYIGERIAAVAAETREAAEEAVRLIHVEYEELPAVFDPEEALRDGAPILHPNPEGYYYLGGERPPRPHPNLQGYLEAHKGEGEIERVFERADRIFEDVYVGPRQHQGYIEPHACVVWVERDGTVHVRSTNKAPFSLRHQLSIATGTPEERIVVDSMFIGGDFGGKGHTIEEFPCFFLAQATGRPIKSVMTYADELTNTSPRHDARIYLRTGVTRDGRLLAHQQRAYFNGGAYGGAKPMPGPNIAAAFDPLDTYSVAHTDLKTFTVYTNTTPSGHMRAPGATIADLAGEEHIDHIAREMGIDPLEFRVMNVIRSGDISTAGHPVHHSRGEELLELLRRETGWGKVPLPPNRGRGVVIRHHGIGQGKTEILLRLIPGGKVEALYGTPDQGSGSATVVRRVAAAVLNVEPERVVVRYGNTAEAPPDAGAGSSRVTHIVGQATIGSATLLKSKLEELAAEVMGWPAGQVRIEGGRFVADGGESAPFESVAEQILRGGAVEAKGEFDSAVNREDRPDGVSFYGYVIEVEVDPATGAVQPIEAVLAIDPGTVINPIAYQGQLDGGFVYGFGNAMMEELLVDGGRIVAGSLADYKLPTQMDIPRLRTVLLPPEAGPGPFGAKSVGETNNSAVAAAIANAVRDAVGVRIRELPITPERVYRALEDARGNSASAPSPGRA; encoded by the coding sequence ATGTTCCATGTTACCCCTGAGATCGACGAGGTTCTGCGCGAGCCCGAGTACCGGATCGAGGGACCGCTAAAGGTGAGCGGTCGCGCCCAATACACGGGGGATCTGCAGCTCCCGGGCACCCTGTGGGCAAAATTCGCGACGAGCGCATACCCGCACGCGCGGATCCTGCACGTCGAGACCGAGGCCGCGAAGAAGGTTCCGGGCGTCCACGCCGTCATTACCGGCCGCGACGTCGGCCCGCGGCGCTTCGGGCGCTTTCTCTACGACTGGCCGGTCCTGGCGTACGACCGCGTGCTGTACATCGGCGAGCGCATCGCCGCGGTCGCGGCGGAGACGCGTGAGGCGGCCGAGGAAGCCGTGCGTCTCATCCACGTCGAGTACGAGGAGCTGCCGGCGGTGTTCGATCCGGAGGAGGCCCTCCGGGACGGCGCTCCGATCCTCCACCCGAACCCGGAAGGCTACTACTACCTCGGCGGCGAGCGTCCCCCGCGGCCCCACCCCAACCTGCAGGGCTATCTCGAGGCGCACAAGGGCGAAGGAGAGATCGAGCGCGTCTTCGAGCGAGCGGATCGAATCTTCGAGGACGTCTACGTGGGTCCGCGGCAGCATCAAGGCTACATCGAGCCCCACGCCTGCGTCGTGTGGGTCGAGCGCGACGGAACTGTGCACGTTCGGTCCACCAATAAGGCTCCGTTCTCCCTTCGCCATCAGCTTTCCATCGCGACGGGGACCCCGGAAGAGCGGATCGTCGTCGACTCGATGTTCATCGGGGGCGACTTCGGCGGTAAGGGTCACACCATCGAGGAGTTTCCGTGTTTCTTTCTCGCACAGGCCACCGGACGTCCGATCAAGTCCGTGATGACGTACGCCGACGAGCTGACCAACACTAGCCCGCGGCACGACGCACGGATCTATCTCCGCACGGGCGTGACGCGCGACGGGCGGCTCCTCGCGCATCAGCAGCGCGCCTACTTCAACGGCGGGGCCTACGGCGGTGCCAAGCCGATGCCCGGCCCGAACATCGCCGCCGCGTTCGATCCGCTCGACACATACAGCGTGGCGCACACGGACCTCAAGACCTTCACCGTATACACCAACACGACGCCCTCCGGTCATATGCGCGCGCCCGGTGCGACGATCGCGGACTTGGCGGGCGAGGAGCACATCGACCACATCGCGCGGGAGATGGGGATCGATCCGCTCGAGTTTCGAGTGATGAACGTGATCCGCTCCGGGGACATCAGTACGGCGGGGCACCCGGTCCACCACTCGCGGGGCGAGGAGCTACTCGAGCTGCTGCGCAGGGAGACGGGCTGGGGGAAGGTCCCGCTGCCGCCGAATCGGGGACGCGGCGTCGTCATTCGCCACCACGGGATCGGCCAGGGGAAGACCGAGATCCTGCTGCGCCTCATTCCGGGCGGCAAGGTCGAAGCCCTCTACGGAACGCCAGACCAGGGCAGCGGCTCAGCCACCGTCGTCCGGCGCGTGGCGGCCGCGGTGCTCAACGTCGAGCCCGAGCGCGTCGTCGTCCGGTACGGCAACACCGCGGAAGCGCCGCCCGACGCCGGCGCCGGGTCGAGCCGCGTCACGCACATCGTGGGGCAGGCGACCATCGGGAGCGCTACGCTGCTGAAGAGCAAATTGGAGGAGCTGGCGGCCGAGGTGATGGGCTGGCCGGCCGGCCAGGTGCGGATCGAGGGTGGGCGTTTCGTCGCCGACGGGGGCGAGTCGGCGCCGTTCGAGTCGGTGGCAGAGCAAATTTTGCGCGGAGGCGCGGTTGAGGCGAAGGGTGAGTTCGACAGCGCCGTCAACCGCGAGGATCGGCCGGATGGCGTGAGCTTCTACGGGTACGTCATCGAGGTGGAGGTCGACCCGGCGACGGGCGCCGTGCAGCCGATCGAGGCGGTGCTGGCCATCGATCCGGGCACGGTGATCAATCCCATCGCATACCAGGGCCAGCTCGATGGCGGATTCGTCTACGGCTTTGGTAACGCCATGATGGAGGAGCTGTTGGTCGACGGCGGCAGGATCGTCGCGGGGAGCCTTGCGGACTACAAGCTCCCCACGCAGATGGACATTCCGCGCCTCCGCACCGTGCTGCTTCCGCCCGAGGCGGGCCCCGGGCCGTTCGGCGCGAAGTCCGTGGGCGAGACAAACAACAGCGCCGTCGCCGCGGCAATCGCCAACGCCGTGCGCGACGCCGTCGGCGTGCGCATTCGCGAGCTGCCCATCACGCCGGAGCGCGTGTATCGCGCCCTGGAGGATGCGCGGGGAAACAGCGCGTCGGCCCCCTCACCCGGCCGCGCCTGA
- a CDS encoding ABC transporter substrate-binding protein has protein sequence MKPNAFATPAVLLVLLPLLACTASGPGSAGRQPAGGGQAEQSEPQRTLVIALRGELPSLAAKHLVDFSGALDPPLFLFNAMLDYEDEKGVTQPMLAEALPALNTETWKVFPDGRMETSYHLKPNLTWHDGTPLSADDFVFAWRVYASPQLGAATTPPIGLMEEVRAPDPRTVVIRWREPYPEAAALTDGTTVGFQALPEHVLQEPFANLDPEAFIAMPFWTSEYVGLGPYRVESIEPGSSISAGAFDGYVFGRPKIDRIELRIIPDPQTAVANLLSGEIHFISDFILSVTDGQTLEQQLPERGGGTVLYSPVSLRAAVVQLRPDVVETPALLDVQVRSAIAFGLDVTSAVEVLAAGKSLPTQTLTSPREAYYSEIEKVIRKHDFDPRAVQQLMEQAGYARGADGFFVGRDGENVRFSVATSAGTKNESEASNYVDSLRKSGFDASQRVVPAAQIRDPQTRALLPGLQIRGGGYQHVNYTSEQIPRPENRWRGNNRGGWSSRAYDAAFDAYSTTLDRDERIKHVAEMDKIISEEVPVIPLMYNAETNALVGALVGPVARQTPSTSGTFLHIHEWKWRS, from the coding sequence ATGAAACCAAACGCTTTCGCCACTCCCGCGGTACTGTTGGTGCTCCTCCCGCTCCTCGCATGCACCGCCTCGGGTCCAGGTTCCGCCGGTCGGCAGCCCGCGGGCGGGGGCCAGGCGGAACAGTCTGAGCCGCAGCGAACTCTGGTGATTGCGCTGCGCGGCGAGCTTCCAAGCTTGGCGGCCAAACACCTTGTCGATTTCTCGGGGGCCCTGGATCCGCCGCTATTCCTCTTCAACGCCATGTTGGACTACGAGGACGAGAAGGGAGTCACGCAGCCAATGCTCGCGGAGGCCCTGCCCGCCCTCAACACCGAGACCTGGAAGGTGTTCCCGGATGGGCGCATGGAGACGAGCTATCATCTCAAGCCCAATCTGACGTGGCACGATGGAACGCCGCTCTCCGCGGACGACTTTGTCTTCGCTTGGCGCGTCTACGCATCGCCCCAGCTCGGCGCAGCCACGACGCCTCCGATCGGTCTGATGGAGGAGGTGCGCGCCCCTGACCCGCGGACCGTCGTCATTCGGTGGCGGGAGCCATACCCCGAGGCAGCGGCGCTCACGGACGGCACGACCGTGGGGTTTCAGGCATTGCCCGAGCACGTCCTTCAGGAGCCGTTCGCAAATCTCGACCCGGAAGCGTTCATTGCGATGCCGTTTTGGACCTCGGAATATGTCGGGCTCGGCCCATATCGCGTCGAATCGATCGAGCCCGGCTCATCCATCAGCGCAGGCGCGTTCGACGGTTACGTATTCGGACGACCCAAAATCGACCGTATCGAGCTTCGCATCATTCCGGACCCCCAGACCGCCGTCGCGAATCTCCTTTCCGGCGAAATCCACTTCATCAGTGACTTCATCCTATCGGTCACGGACGGTCAGACGCTCGAGCAGCAGCTCCCCGAGCGCGGCGGTGGCACAGTGCTCTACTCGCCCGTCTCGCTTCGCGCCGCCGTGGTTCAGCTGCGGCCGGATGTGGTGGAGACGCCTGCACTGCTGGACGTCCAAGTTCGGAGCGCCATCGCGTTCGGATTGGACGTGACCAGCGCTGTGGAAGTGCTCGCCGCCGGCAAGAGCCTACCGACACAGACGCTGACCTCGCCGCGTGAGGCGTACTATTCCGAGATCGAGAAGGTGATTCGCAAGCACGATTTCGACCCTCGCGCCGTGCAGCAGCTTATGGAACAAGCCGGCTACGCCAGGGGCGCCGACGGCTTCTTCGTCGGGCGCGATGGCGAGAACGTTCGCTTTAGCGTGGCGACCTCCGCAGGCACGAAGAACGAAAGCGAGGCGAGCAACTACGTGGACAGCCTTCGGAAATCCGGATTCGACGCCAGCCAGCGGGTCGTGCCCGCTGCGCAGATCCGCGATCCACAAACACGCGCGCTTCTGCCCGGTCTTCAGATCCGGGGCGGTGGCTACCAGCACGTGAATTACACCAGCGAGCAGATCCCCCGGCCCGAAAACCGCTGGCGCGGGAACAACCGGGGCGGTTGGAGTAGTCGGGCGTACGACGCCGCGTTCGATGCGTATAGCACCACATTGGACCGCGACGAGCGGATCAAACACGTCGCGGAGATGGACAAGATCATCAGCGAAGAGGTGCCAGTGATCCCGCTGATGTACAACGCGGAGACCAACGCGCTCGTTGGCGCGTTGGTCGGGCCGGTGGCTCGCCAGACGCCGAGCACCAGTGGCACGTTCCTGCACATTCACGAGTGGAAATGGCGCTCATAA